In Desulfovibrio aminophilus, the genomic stretch GTTCTACGAAGAGCGCACCATCATCGTCCGTCTGGACAAGGGCCGGGTCTCTTCCTTCACCCTCTGCCGGGTCACTTCCACCTGACCCCCTTCGGGAGTTTACGGAAAGGCGGGGAGGCTCCCGGCTTCGCCGGTTCATGGAACGACCAAGAGGCTTCCGGTTTTTCGCCTTTCTGGAAACCGGCGAAGCCGGTCAGGCCAGGGCGGGGGAACCGACGACGATCTCGCCGTCCTCGCAACGGAAGTGGACGTTCTCGTATTCCTGGTCCACGAAGAGGTAGGCCGGGCCGATGCTGATCTCGACCCCGGGCATGACCTTGCCGGGCGCGATGACGCGGCAGGAATCCAGGCGTTCGCCCGCGGTGATGCGTTCCCAGAGACGCTTGCGGGCGTCCTCGTAGGTCTTCATGCGGGCGCGGCAGTCCTCCATGAGCGGGGCGTATTCCTCGGCCGCGGCCTTGCCCCGGCCCGCCTGCATCTCGTACTGGCGGAGCCGCTCGGCCAGGGCGCGCAGGCTGTAGATCACCAGGCGGTCCTTGTAGAGCAGGCGGGGGTTGTAGCCGAGCACGAGCTGGGTCTCCAGCTCGCCGGACCCGCCCAGGCCGCCCTCCACGCAGACGTACTCCTGGCAGAAGGCCGTGCCGCCCATGAACCGGCCGCGCACGTGCAGCCTGCGCCCGGCGTAGAGGCGGCTGTGCAGGCAGTGGCCGTCGATGAGCACGTTCAGGCCCGCGTGGACCAGGGCCCGCTCGCACCAGTTGAGCTTCACGGTCTTGCCCGCGTCCAGGAAGCCCTTGTCCCCGCCCTTGACCCCGCCCTCGCAGACGATGGATTCCAGGGCCGTGACCGTGCCCGCGTCCACGTTGCCGCGCACGAGCACGTTCTTGGCCTGGACCTTGAAGCCCGGCATGACCGAGCCGTGGACCACCATGTTGGAGACGAAGGAGACGTTGCCGGTGGTGAAGTCCACGTCCTGGCGCACGTTGAGGAGCTTCTTCACCCGGATGAGCCCGGCGTCGTAGAACACGTAGCCGTCGTCGGCGGCCAGGAGCCGGTCCGGGTTCGCGGGATCGACCTCGGTGCGGAAACCCTTGGGAAAGGCCTTCTTGGGATAGAGGAAGCGCTGGTCCAGCTCGGCGGCGTCGGCCTCGGCCACCTCGACCCACTCGGCCAGGAGGTCGCCCTTGAGCACGTTCTGGACGTAGTTCAGGTTGTAATGGTCCAGCCGCCCGTCCTCGCGCTCGCTGGGGGCGAGCTTGAGGTGGTTGAAGTCCGGGTCGAAGTGGTGCTTCAGGTAATAGGGCATGGCTCCCCGCTTGCTGGATATGGGCCCCCCCTTCCATAGCTTCCGTGTCGGTTACGCGTCAATGAGAATGGGTCGCACTTGATTTCCTGTCCCAAATGGACGAAACACATGACACGGGACATCTTGGCATGACGCGCACGAGCCATTTTCGCCAGCCGCAGACGGGCGGCAACGGGAAAAAGCCCTACGAGACGGTCTTCGTGGCGCGCCAGCCGGTGTTCGGCCGCGACCTCTCCACCTGGGGCTACGCCCTGCTCTACCGCGACGCGGGCGACGCGGACCGGGCCGTGTTCACCGACGACTTCGACGCCACCCTGCGGGTGGTGGCCAACGCGCCCCTGTGCCCGGACACCTGCGCCCCGGACAAGCACGTGCTCATCCACTTCCCGGAGCGCTCGGTCATCGGCGGGGTGGCCCACGCCCTGCCGCCGGAGACCACCGTGGTCCTGGTGGCCGAACTGGCCGACCCCGGGCCGGAGTACCTGGACGCCCTGCTGGGGCTCAAGCGCGACGGCTACACCCTGGCCCTGGACAACTACGGCGCCGACCCCGTGCGCGAGGCCCAGTACGCGCTGGCGGACATCTTCTGCGTGGACGTGCTGGGCCGCGAGGCGGGCGAGCTCTCGGCCCTGGCCCGGGCCGCGTCCAAGTGGCCCGCCCGGCTGCTGGCCAAGCGGGTGGAGGACCAGGGCACGCTGGAGCTGTGCCGCGAGCTGGGCTTCCACCTCTTCCAGGGCTTCTTCTTCAAGAAGCCGCAGATCCTCACCGCGCGCACCATCTCCTCCCTGGAGGAGAGCCGCCTGCGGCTCTTCGAGGTCATCGAGCGCGAGGAGCCGGACTTTCCGGCCCTGACCCAGGCCATCGAGGCCGACGTGTCCCTGACCTACCGGCTGCTCACCTTCCTCAACTCGGCCAGCTTCGGCTTCGCCAAGAAGGTGGCCTCCATCCGGCAGGCCGTGGTCCTGGCGGGCTGGAAGCCCATCCGGGCCTGGCTCCGTCTGCTCCTGCTCACGGACCTGGTGCCCGCCGAGCGCACCCGCGAGCTGGCCTATCTCTCGGCCCAGCGGGCGCGGTTCCTGGAGCTGGCGGCCCAGGCCGGGGAGCGGCGGGACCAGGCCGACACCCTCTTCCTCATGGGCCTGTTCTCGCTCCTGGAGCCCATCTTCAACATGCCCATGGAGCACATCGTGGGCCGCCTGCCCCTGCCCGAGGCCGTGCGGTCGGCCCTCTGCGGCGAGGACAACGAGCTCTCGCCCTGGCTGGCCCTGACCCAGGCCCTGGAGAACTCGGACTTCAGCGCGGCCCGGACCATGTGCCGGGACCTGGGCCTGGAGGCGGCCCAGGCCGCCGAGGCCTACCAGAAGTCCCTGCACTGGGCCGACTGCTTCTTCGGACTGCTGGCCGCGGACCCCGGCGGGGCCGAGATATAGCCTCCCGACGTTGGCCGACGTTCCGCTCAATTCATTGAATTGAAACGCCGACCAGGGGCGACGGCAACCGACGCTCTCGACGCGCCCCGAGCCTTGACACCGGCCCCGGGCGCGGGGCACTGTCGGCGCAGGAAGGAAGCGCCATGAACCGCGTGATCTCCCCTGCTCCCAACGATCCGGCGGCCGGAACCCTGGAGGAGCGCCTGCGCGGCCTGCTCCGGCCCGACGGCCGCCTGCCCTCGGAGCGCCGCCTGGCCGAGGCCCTGGGCGAGAGCCGTTTCGCCCTGCGGGCCGCGCTGGCGGCCCTGGCCGGGGCCGGGCTGCCCGGGCCGACGGAGGCGGACCGCGACCGGACCGTGGCGGTCTTCCTGGAGGGTCTGGCCCGGGGCCGCGCGGAACTGGTGGAGATCCTGGAGGTGCGCCGGCTCCTCGAACCGGCCATCGCGGGCATGGCCGCGCGCAAGGCCGCCCCGGCGGACCTGGCCCAGCTGCGCATGCTCCTGGCCTGCCAGCGCCGGGAGGTGGCCTCCGGCGGCACGGGCCGCGACGCGGACGCCGCCTTCCACGCCAGCCTGGCCCGCATCGCGGGCAATTCCCTGCTCCTGGACATGGTCGAGGACATCGCCGGACGCCTGGCCGAGACCCGCGAGGCCTTTCTCCTGGAGCGCGAAACCCACCGCATGGCCGCCCTGGTGGCCCACGAGGCCGTGCTGGAGGCCGTGGCCTCGGCCGACGCCCCGGCCGCCGAACGGGCCATGCGCGACCACCTGGACCGCATGGCGCCCGGGTTCCTGGCCTGGGGGCAGGCGGGGCTGGGAGAACGCCGACCGAAGCCGGACGCTCTCTTCAACTGCTCGAAATAAAAGACTGACGATCACCGATGACGGCGGATCATCGCGGACAGGAACGGGGCAGGAGCACGGTCACGTAGGTGCCCTCGGGCTCCGAGGTGCGCATGCGCACCCCGCCGCCGTGGGTCCGGGCGATGAGCCGGGCCGAGTAGGTGCCCAGGCCCGTGCCCCCGGGCTTTTCAGCGGTCACGTACTTCTCGAAGAAGTGTTCCCGCGCGGCCTCGGGCACGCTGCCCCGGTTGTGGATGGTCAGGGCCCAGTGCTCCTGCTCCGGCTCCAGGCTCACGCTCACCCGGCTGTCCGGCGGCGAGGCCTCCACCGCGTTCTTGAGCAGGTTGGTGAAGAGCGTCTCCAGGTGCCTGGGCTCG encodes the following:
- a CDS encoding FapA family protein, which produces MPYYLKHHFDPDFNHLKLAPSEREDGRLDHYNLNYVQNVLKGDLLAEWVEVAEADAAELDQRFLYPKKAFPKGFRTEVDPANPDRLLAADDGYVFYDAGLIRVKKLLNVRQDVDFTTGNVSFVSNMVVHGSVMPGFKVQAKNVLVRGNVDAGTVTALESIVCEGGVKGGDKGFLDAGKTVKLNWCERALVHAGLNVLIDGHCLHSRLYAGRRLHVRGRFMGGTAFCQEYVCVEGGLGGSGELETQLVLGYNPRLLYKDRLVIYSLRALAERLRQYEMQAGRGKAAAEEYAPLMEDCRARMKTYEDARKRLWERITAGERLDSCRVIAPGKVMPGVEISIGPAYLFVDQEYENVHFRCEDGEIVVGSPALA
- a CDS encoding EAL and HDOD domain-containing protein codes for the protein MTRTSHFRQPQTGGNGKKPYETVFVARQPVFGRDLSTWGYALLYRDAGDADRAVFTDDFDATLRVVANAPLCPDTCAPDKHVLIHFPERSVIGGVAHALPPETTVVLVAELADPGPEYLDALLGLKRDGYTLALDNYGADPVREAQYALADIFCVDVLGREAGELSALARAASKWPARLLAKRVEDQGTLELCRELGFHLFQGFFFKKPQILTARTISSLEESRLRLFEVIEREEPDFPALTQAIEADVSLTYRLLTFLNSASFGFAKKVASIRQAVVLAGWKPIRAWLRLLLLTDLVPAERTRELAYLSAQRARFLELAAQAGERRDQADTLFLMGLFSLLEPIFNMPMEHIVGRLPLPEAVRSALCGEDNELSPWLALTQALENSDFSAARTMCRDLGLEAAQAAEAYQKSLHWADCFFGLLAADPGGAEI
- a CDS encoding FadR/GntR family transcriptional regulator, with amino-acid sequence MNRVISPAPNDPAAGTLEERLRGLLRPDGRLPSERRLAEALGESRFALRAALAALAGAGLPGPTEADRDRTVAVFLEGLARGRAELVEILEVRRLLEPAIAGMAARKAAPADLAQLRMLLACQRREVASGGTGRDADAAFHASLARIAGNSLLLDMVEDIAGRLAETREAFLLERETHRMAALVAHEAVLEAVASADAPAAERAMRDHLDRMAPGFLAWGQAGLGERRPKPDALFNCSK